The window AAAGCCGGTCGCCGCTGTGTCCACTCCCGCGAGTTCCAGGCCGAAGAGCGCCTCTTCCCTGAGCTGGAAGCCGCCAAAGCCTACCTCAAACGCCTCTAAATCCTTCCGCTTCAATCTACTCTGACAAAGATTTCACAGCGAATCGTCTTGCGCCGTGCTACGATTCCGCTACCAAAAAGACAGGGTCTCCGCAACGATGGCAACACTTACGTATTCAGCGTCGGCGTTCCCTGCCAATTCCGTAATAAGTTCGGGCCCTGTCTCCCAGTCATCTTCTCCGTCACACGAAATTCAATTAGAGAAAGAACAGGTAGCCAAAATGAATCTTTCGAAACGTGCAGCAGCAGAGTTTTTCGGCACCTTCTGGCTTGTCTTCGGCGGTTGCGGCAGCGCCGTCCTCGCTGCAGCCTTCCCATCCTCCATTCCCGGAGTCAATTTCAACATCGGCTTCGTCGGAGTTTCACTTGCCTTCGGCCTCACTGTCCTCACCATGGCCTTCGCCATCGGCCACGTCTCAGGCTGCCACCTCAACCCCGCAGTCTCCATCGGACTCGTCGCGGGCAAGCGCTTCCCCGCTTCTGAGCTTCCCGCCTACATCATCGCCCAGGTCCTTGGAGCCATCGCCGCCTCAGGCGTCCTCTATCTCATCGCCAGCGGCAAACCTGGCTTCTCGCTCGCCGGCGGCTTTGCCTCAAACGGCTACGCCGACCACTCCCCCGGCGGCTATTCGCTTCTCGCCTGCTTCCTCATTGAGGTGCTCCTCACTGCATTCTTCCTTCTCGTCATCCTCGGCTCAACCGACGAGCGCGCCCCCAAAGGCTTCGCCCCCATCGCCATCGGTCTCTGCCTCACGCTGATCCACCTCATCAGCATTCCGGTTACGAACACCTCAGTCAACCCCGCTCGCAGCACAGGCCCCGCCATCTTCGTCGGCGGATGGGCGCTCAGCCAACTCTGGCTCTTCTGGGTCGCGCCAATCCTAGGCGCAATCCTAGGCGGCCTCATCTCAACTACATTCTTCGCTGCACCACAACCACCCATCCGCGAAGAGATGGCACGAGACGGACGCTAACCAATCTTCGTCGGTACCCCGTTGGCCGGAATCACCGTTCACGGCTAACGGGAGTACCCAGCGAAGCGATATAGAAGTCACGAAGTGACCGCGCCACGCGAAGTGGGCCCGTCCGGCAGGACACTTCTCCTTACGAACTCACCTCAACCACCGGCGAGGCCACCACCGTACCCCGTCGCGTCACCACCATCACGATCAACCCCACAACCACCGAGCCTAACGCCGCCACCTGGGCATTGCTCATCCCCCAGTAAAGCCGCGGATTCAGCCGCACGAACTCCACCAGAAACCGCCCCAGCCCACTCAAAACCAGGTAAACCCCGGTCAACCACCCAATCGGCCTTGCCTTCCGTCCCAACCGCCACAAAAACCAGCCCAGCGCCAGAGCAAACAGAAACTCATAGACCGGCGTCGGCTGCACCATCGCATTCAGCGGAGCATCCGGCACCAGTGCCCGCACCGGCACCAGCGCATCCGCACGCAGATGCACCCCCCAGGGCAGCGTCGTCACCTTGCCATAATCGCCGTCACCAGAAGTCAGGCACCCAATTCGCCCCACCCCATACCCAATCGCCGCCGCCGGAGCCGCAAGATCAAGCATCCGTACCGCAGCCTTCCATCCCGTCAGGCCATCAGGCTTCGCCTCCCTGCCCTGCCACATCAACATCGCAATTCCGGCCAGCATTCCGCCGAACCACGCAAATCCAGCCTGAAACCAATGCAGAAAATCCATCGCCACCGCAAAGGGCCGATGCCACCCCGGAGCAATGATCTGGCGATACGCCGCATACAGATCGGCCGTATTCTGCAGTTCGTGCCACGCCTTCGCGCCCAGCACACCTGCGATCACAACAAACGCGACCACACTCAATGCATCCGCATCCACACCGTTGCGAACAAAATTTTTGTACAGCACCACCGTTGCCACAACCGCAGCTAGCCACAATAACAACCCAAACGTACCCAGGTGTACCGGGCCAATATCAATATAGGGAAACATAATCCTCGCTCAATTAAAGTATAGCGGCGTTTCCCTTCTACCCTCCATTCGCGCTAGGCTATCCCTTATGCCATCTAGCACGCCCCCCGCAAGCACGCCCGTCTTCCCGCCCGCCTCAACCATGGAGATTCTCTTCACCAAACAGCAGATCGCCGACCGCACTCGCGAAATCGGCGCACAAATCTCCGCCGACTACAAAGGGCAGTCCATCGTCCTCATCGGGGTTCTCAAAGGTGCAGCCATCTTCCTCGCCGACCTCGCCCGCGCCATCCAGGTCGACAACACCTTCGACTTCGTCGCCGTCTCCAGCTACGGCCGCGCCCGCGTCTCCTCCGGCGCCGTCAAGCTCATCAAAGACATCGACAACCCCATCGAAGGCAAACACGTCATCATCGTCGAAGACATCCTCGACACCGGCCTCACCCTCAGCTATCTTCGCGGCCTCATGCTCCAGCACAAACCCGCATCGCTCAAAATCGCCACCTGCCTCGACAAGCCCGAGCGTCGCCTCGTCCCCATCGAAGCCGACTACGTAGCCTTCAAAATCCCCAATCAGTTCGTCATCGGCTACGGCATGGACTACGCCGAACGCTATCGCGGCGTTGAAGACATTCGCATCTTCCCCGCCGAGGTCGCCGGCCACTAACCACGACACAGCTCTGGAGCTACCGATTCGCGAGCCGTCTCTGCAACCTAATCTGACGCAGCCGGACCCTCCTCCCGCCTTTTGGCTCCTCATCGTCCTCATCGGAGTGGCCGCTGGCATCGCTTCCGGCCTCCTCATGCATCTGCTTCGCTTCGTCGAGCGTGTAACCTACAATGCAAACGCTGGCAGCTTTCTCGCCGACGTCCTGCAATCCTCCCCCTACCGCCGCATCTTCGCCATGGCGCTGGCTGGCCTGCTGACCAGTTGCGTCCTCGCCTTCCTTCACTGGCAGCGCTCGCGACGTCCCGTCAGCCACACGGGCACACACCCTCCAGCTCTCATCCACGCACTTCTCTCCATAGTCACTGTTGGGATGGGTGCGCCGCTAGGTCGAGAAGCTGCCTTGAAGGAAACCGCGGCCTTTATCGCCACACGCTTTGCTTCAACAATGCGCCTCACCGCAGGCCACCAACAGCTTCTCATCGCCTGCGGCGCCGGTGCCGGTATGGCCGCGGCCTACAACGTACCGTTCGGCGGAGCCATCTTTGCCGTCGAAGTCCTCATCGGCACCATCTCTCTTCAAAGTGTCACCGCCGCCATCGCGACCTCCTGCATCGCCACCGCCACCTCATGGCTCTTCCTTCCCAACCTCCCGACATACACAGTACCCACCTTTCACATCACCGCTTCTATCCTGTGCTTCTCTGTTCTCGCCGCTCCTCTCTTCGGCGTTGCCTCTGCCGCCTTTGTCTCCGGCGTCGCGTGGGCCAGCCGCCAGCATCCCCAGGGGTGGTGGATGTGGATCGCACCCATTCTTGTCCTCACCAGCGTTGGTATCGCCTCCACTACCTTCCCTGAACTCCTAGGCAATGGCAAAGACGCCATCCAAAGCACCTTTCTCAACCGGGACTCTGTCCGGAGCCTCTGCTTTCTCCTTCTCCTCCGGCCCATTGCCACCATCGCCAGTTTTCGCAGCGGAGCCGCCGGCGGCCTCTTCACTCCCACCATGAGCCTGGGTGCCATCCTCGGCTCTCTGCTCGGTTCTCTCTGGCTTCGCTTGCCCATCCCCTTTTTGCGCGACCAGGTCTCCGCAATGCCCGCCTCCGTCTTCTCCATCATCGGTTCAGGAGCCGTTCTGGCAGCCGGGACACAAGCGCCCATCTCCTCGCTCATCTTCCTGCTTGAGCTCACTCACCGACTCGACGCCCTTACCCTCCCGTTGCTCCTCGCCATGGCAGGAGCCCTTCTTACTCATCGTTTTTTCCAGCCAGGCACCATCTACTCCGTTCGAGACTAAGCCGCCTCAAGCTCCCCAGCCCCATAAAAATTTATGGAATAAATCCACCATCCGACAGTTATCGAAGGTGGGCCATATTCCAAATTCCAACGATCAGCCAAGGAGAGCCACCTTGCACACAACCATCACGCGGCTTGCTGTCGCCTTTACTTTTCTCTTCACCTCAACGTCTCTATACGCAGAAAACCTACAAAAAAACATCATTGAGTGTGAGGCCAAAATGTGGAAGGCTTTGATAGGACCCAAGGTCGACATCGAAGAATTTCAGCGACGGCTTGCCTGGGGCTACCTCAGTATTGATAGCGATGGAGTGCTCTACTCCGGACAGGAAAATCTTCCGTATCTCCAAAGCATAGCGGTCTCATCCTTTACCATCAAAAATCCAAGCGTACGCGAGCTCTCCTCAACGTCAGCCGTCATCGTCGCCCACGTCAAGTGGGACGGAACACGCGACGGCCACCAGGTCTCTGCCGATATTCTCAGCTCCACCGTATGGATAAAACGCGATGGCAAATGGCGAGCCCAGCTTCATACCGAAACCGCATCGCACGCTGAAAACTAAAACGCAATCGCCGCTCCGCGGGTGTTCGTATTCACGATCAATTCAGTCGCCAGACACGAAGCCACCGGCTATTTCACAGGAGGTTCATCTTCAACTGAGATCACCAGAACGTGCGCCCCTTCGCTTCCTGCCGCCGAGAGCGACAGTTTCTCCTTAGCCTGTACCGCCATCACATCGCCCAGCTTCAGTCGCGTCTGTCTTCCCCCATCGCTCACCACAACGTCTGAAAAGGCGACCACCACAGCCGGTGTGGACGGCCGCTGCACCTCGCACGGAGTCGCATTCACACACACTATTCTCCGAATCGTCAGGCCGGGAATCTCAAACTCTGTCGTTGACATATCGTGCGACAGATCCGTCGGAGCCTTCCCCCGAAACTCAAGCGCAGGATCATCCACGCGAAACCCGGGCAGCTCCACGCGAAGATAGTCCGATGGCAGATCACTCAGATTCTCCACCGAGTGCCGCTCCCTCTTTCCCGCACTCACGCGATACGCACCCGTGTGAGTAGGAGGACGCACAATCGCAGTCATCTTCTCGTCGTAGTGCGTCAGACGCACAGGACCAGAGTCGTTCAAATAGACATAGACGGTCGGAACTTCAGGATGATTATGTATCGGCACCTTCTCATACGGTCCATAGTGAACCCGAATGACCTTTACAAAACTACCCGTCAAAACTGTCTTGTAGTTATCAGGAAGATCATCGGACTTCTGCTGTTGCGCGACACAAAACAACGAACACCAGCAGATCGCCACCGCCAACGCTGTCTTTCTCAACACATGTAACCTCTGAATT is drawn from Edaphobacter lichenicola and contains these coding sequences:
- a CDS encoding chloride channel protein, whose amino-acid sequence is MKTFASSPPRSPATNHDTALELPIREPSLQPNLTQPDPPPAFWLLIVLIGVAAGIASGLLMHLLRFVERVTYNANAGSFLADVLQSSPYRRIFAMALAGLLTSCVLAFLHWQRSRRPVSHTGTHPPALIHALLSIVTVGMGAPLGREAALKETAAFIATRFASTMRLTAGHQQLLIACGAGAGMAAAYNVPFGGAIFAVEVLIGTISLQSVTAAIATSCIATATSWLFLPNLPTYTVPTFHITASILCFSVLAAPLFGVASAAFVSGVAWASRQHPQGWWMWIAPILVLTSVGIASTTFPELLGNGKDAIQSTFLNRDSVRSLCFLLLLRPIATIASFRSGAAGGLFTPTMSLGAILGSLLGSLWLRLPIPFLRDQVSAMPASVFSIIGSGAVLAAGTQAPISSLIFLLELTHRLDALTLPLLLAMAGALLTHRFFQPGTIYSVRD
- a CDS encoding nuclear transport factor 2 family protein; translation: MHTTITRLAVAFTFLFTSTSLYAENLQKNIIECEAKMWKALIGPKVDIEEFQRRLAWGYLSIDSDGVLYSGQENLPYLQSIAVSSFTIKNPSVRELSSTSAVIVAHVKWDGTRDGHQVSADILSSTVWIKRDGKWRAQLHTETASHAEN
- the hpt gene encoding hypoxanthine phosphoribosyltransferase, producing the protein MPSSTPPASTPVFPPASTMEILFTKQQIADRTREIGAQISADYKGQSIVLIGVLKGAAIFLADLARAIQVDNTFDFVAVSSYGRARVSSGAVKLIKDIDNPIEGKHVIIVEDILDTGLTLSYLRGLMLQHKPASLKIATCLDKPERRLVPIEADYVAFKIPNQFVIGYGMDYAERYRGVEDIRIFPAEVAGH
- the aqpZ gene encoding aquaporin Z yields the protein MNLSKRAAAEFFGTFWLVFGGCGSAVLAAAFPSSIPGVNFNIGFVGVSLAFGLTVLTMAFAIGHVSGCHLNPAVSIGLVAGKRFPASELPAYIIAQVLGAIAASGVLYLIASGKPGFSLAGGFASNGYADHSPGGYSLLACFLIEVLLTAFFLLVILGSTDERAPKGFAPIAIGLCLTLIHLISIPVTNTSVNPARSTGPAIFVGGWALSQLWLFWVAPILGAILGGLISTTFFAAPQPPIREEMARDGR
- a CDS encoding prolipoprotein diacylglyceryl transferase, giving the protein MFPYIDIGPVHLGTFGLLLWLAAVVATVVLYKNFVRNGVDADALSVVAFVVIAGVLGAKAWHELQNTADLYAAYRQIIAPGWHRPFAVAMDFLHWFQAGFAWFGGMLAGIAMLMWQGREAKPDGLTGWKAAVRMLDLAAPAAAIGYGVGRIGCLTSGDGDYGKVTTLPWGVHLRADALVPVRALVPDAPLNAMVQPTPVYEFLFALALGWFLWRLGRKARPIGWLTGVYLVLSGLGRFLVEFVRLNPRLYWGMSNAQVAALGSVVVGLIVMVVTRRGTVVASPVVEVSS